One window of the Candidatus Deferrimicrobiaceae bacterium genome contains the following:
- a CDS encoding metal-dependent hydrolase: protein MDTVTHGLAGWLTARALPKDIGRKEATAAVVIGSVLPDADHVATLLGSELYLRLHRGISHGFAGVALTSLLVALLVYRFGKWKDWKKLYLLVLLGQLLHISLDLLNSYGTQIFQPFSDARVSFDLLFVIDLIFTGIIVAGLALSRRRPARARLAMAVLAGYVGIAAVLHIRAEDAVRSAARRYDVPVVSTAALPRLGEISLGKDLARIQLVGEAWAKQELEGLPALPIPEHPGRFPFPAGPFTWNGFIDDGKTFLRAEVNPFTGSLAWKQRVIRGQDVAEVGSVDHVPEVRTYLWFARFPVVQTSQEGFSRILTFSDLRFGEVPGRRRPFVLRVIESPGRPPQVRWGD, encoded by the coding sequence ATGGATACGGTAACCCACGGGCTCGCGGGCTGGCTCACGGCCCGGGCCCTTCCCAAGGATATCGGCCGGAAGGAAGCCACCGCGGCGGTGGTCATCGGCTCGGTTTTGCCCGACGCCGACCACGTGGCCACGCTTCTGGGCAGCGAGTTGTACCTCAGGCTCCACCGGGGCATCTCCCACGGGTTCGCCGGCGTGGCGTTGACCTCGCTCCTCGTCGCCCTGCTCGTCTACCGGTTCGGGAAGTGGAAGGACTGGAAGAAACTCTACCTGCTCGTGCTGCTCGGGCAGCTCCTCCACATATCCCTCGACCTCCTGAACTCGTACGGGACCCAGATCTTCCAGCCGTTTTCCGACGCGAGGGTCTCCTTCGACCTCCTGTTCGTCATCGACCTGATCTTCACGGGGATCATCGTCGCCGGTCTTGCCCTCTCCCGCCGCCGGCCGGCTCGTGCACGCCTGGCGATGGCCGTCCTCGCGGGGTACGTGGGCATCGCCGCGGTCCTCCATATCCGCGCCGAGGACGCCGTGCGGAGCGCGGCCAGGCGGTACGACGTTCCGGTGGTCTCCACCGCGGCCCTCCCGCGGCTGGGAGAGATTTCCCTGGGCAAGGACCTGGCCCGCATCCAACTGGTCGGGGAAGCGTGGGCGAAGCAGGAACTCGAGGGTCTTCCGGCCCTTCCGATCCCCGAGCATCCCGGCCGGTTCCCCTTCCCGGCGGGCCCCTTCACATGGAACGGCTTCATCGACGACGGGAAAACTTTCCTGCGCGCCGAAGTGAACCCCTTCACGGGTTCGTTGGCATGGAAGCAGCGCGTCATCCGGGGACAGGACGTGGCCGAGGTCGGGTCGGTCGACCATGTCCCGGAAGTGCGCACCTACCTGTGGTTCGCCCGGTTCCCGGTAGTGCAGACCTCGCAGGAGGGCTTCTCCCGGATCCTCACGTTCTCCGATCTGCGGTTCGGCGAAGTCCCGGGCCGCCGCCGTCCGTTCGTGCTTCGGGTCATCGAATCCCCGGGGCGTCCCCCGCAGGTGCGCTGGGGGGACTAA